From one Toxorhynchites rutilus septentrionalis strain SRP unplaced genomic scaffold, ASM2978413v1 HiC_scaffold_26, whole genome shotgun sequence genomic stretch:
- the LOC129781894 gene encoding nuclear pore glycoprotein p62-like, which yields MEQELEFVTAQHTDLEECIIPLEEELSKIVQVDIERGQTYSMAETLDSQLKQMSEDLKEVIEHLNESNKYSDPSDPLVQIGKILNAHMNSLQWIESSTSSITTRLEEIGKMHDTLRKDNERSFRLNYDN from the coding sequence ATGGAGCAGGAGCTAGAATTCGTCACTGCTCAGCATACCGATTTGGAGGAGTGTATTATACCGCTCGAGGAGGAACTTTCCAAAATCGTTCAGGTTGATATCGAACGAGGCCAAACTTATTCAATGGCGGAAACATTAGACTCGCAGCTCAAACAAATGTCCGAGGATCTCAAGGAAGTGATTGAACATTTAAACGAGTCGAACAAATACTCCGATCCGAGCGATCCTTTGGTGCAGATTGGAAAGATACTAAATGCTCACATGAATTCTCTACAATGGATTGAATCATCCACCTCCAGCATAACCACCCGTTTGGAGGAAATTGGTAAAATGCACGATACACTGAGGAAGGATAACGAGCGATCATTTCGGTTGAATTATGACAATTAA